Proteins encoded by one window of Mercenaria mercenaria strain notata chromosome 4, MADL_Memer_1, whole genome shotgun sequence:
- the LOC123543647 gene encoding uncharacterized protein LOC123543647, whose protein sequence is MTDVNDKLADKNFQHWLKANLAINITKKGVEECVENEMIKFHSDAMNNIRSPAQSLKGELCSDCLTENVLPCSTKSVCDKRKGNCSFHHSPELSPKRCPKQICDRLREKIRRSHEHNAPSWRNTQANRWCDNPWEIAKCYMPPDGYTAADTPADTDLNGILSIIMNHSALVSIFDQLDTLKAREVTKVVRHSPDMMLTEHTLMDFLNKLIRFLTYSSDKKANDAVQQISQLKGETLSISTQDITKVLNDVIKENTEYSLNTIDKAGIVVLERMKESLNDAEIKISKNLDQILTAKESALADIDEARRHSLDEIQIATEENYQTLKQKMQQDLLMFNKINHGTISLSPLFEGNDIRLLGFYVPPTMYLVEKTMHGSGRSVAKKKITNFKDLLKESNREIYVSAKAGLGKTAFCKYLAVTWCQAHLRDSSISQFYSETQLSTMKSFDFLFLISLRDTHAFDCEVDEMIENQVIRQLSHSHLYSTDVLQDLLSREKSLIILDGLDEWSHPVEKALCKKDIPHRKARENCTILTTTRPWKLSMLNLRSYLIDVHVEIAQLDNDSSEKLIKNTISKFRMDDTCKQEYKIEDFKSKVDSMNIHKFKCVPLILTYLLCLWRDKQDFGHSNCEVYSNIIGLLLMRAENSNDDQGYKEQGTKRLKLDMPQCIYANSLCRKYYSFLISLGHLAFQTYFEENRECSLVFDISLTKRYLSEQSLKLSLAAGFVTQSRLSGEGNKEQKVSFAHKTFQEFFAALYMQSVSDISGAIDTILEVCYSTENVLAVSEFLIHLSGLDPQKASILSEKLCKVTTNSYVYSWFRGDVGSWNYFVSHNETVKKVQHLQIACVKECMDNKHKPERQYIEDFIIDEDSMKEHDEFALKFLLEQNGRNVKSVKLRDVKTKEKCHEIVLTLTNHRPISLVKLDLKCEFDETDINNMLRMSKKSLKCFVIKGGRWHDGRWNHCSISLSNECYWNIWNVNHLENLYLRNIKMSHEQLNNLVAFITTRSKMKQLGLEFISCIDHKDTCVGVQLDISGHVDLKVLEIGGIHLSEVKVNVSSLEVCYVGHIPVRGCLVSVLKCLHGAESLHVFSCGFLVDEMDVCILQQTIPLLVNVQYVWLANMNFGTGDITLSSGMKSLEKIVMINVKLTAEAVKNICKECRKVEQTVTIGLFECLVTPQFKYDRIKEKIRSSKRFKIVIDEDEDAQNKEFVFQTMNECDDSVFEDEKAETAHFIV, encoded by the exons ATGACTGATGTAAACGACAAATTGGCGGATAAGAACTTCCAACATTGGCTGAAGGCCAATCTTGCAATAAACATTACTAAAAAGGGTGTAGAAGAATGTgtggaaaatgaaatgattaaatTTCACTCCGATGCTATGAATAATATCCGGTCACCTGCTCAAAGTCTGAAAGGAGAGTTGTGCTCCGATTGTTTGACAGAAAATGTACTTCCTTGTTCTACTAAATCGGTTTGCGACAAAAGGAAAGGAAATTGTTCTTTCCATCATTCGCCGGAGTTATCACCAAAACGATGTCCAAAACAAATATGCGACAGACTGAGGGAGAAAATCAGACGCAGTCATGAACACAATGCTCCGTCTTGGAGAAATACACAGGCAAATAGATGGTGTGATAATCCGTGGGAGATCGCAAAGTGTTATATGCCACCTGACGGCTATACAGCGGCGGACACGCCGGCCGATACAGACCTAAACGGAATTCTTAGTATCATCATGAATCATTCAGCTTTGGTATCAATATTTGATCAACTAGACACTTTAAAG GCGCGAGAAGTAACTAAAGTGGTGCGACATTCACCAGATATGATGCTAACTGAACACACGTTGATGGATTTTCTCAATAAATTAATCCGATTCTTAACCTATTCCAGTGACAAGAAGGCCAATGATGCAGTTCAGCAAATAAGTCAG TTGAAAGGAGAAACACTCTCAATTTCAACACAAGACATTACTAAAGTATTAAACGATGTAATCAAGGAAAACACAGAGTATTCGCTTAACACTATTGACAAGGCAGGAATCGTTGTTTTGGAAAGAATGAAAGAGTCTCTAAATGATGCGGAAATCAAAATAAGTAAAAACCTAGACCAGATTCTTACCGCAAAAGAATCAGCATTGGCAGATATAGATGAAGCAAGAAGGCATTCACTAGACGAAATTCAAATAGCAACAGAAGAGAACTATCAAACTTTGAAACAAA aaatgCAGCAGGACCTGTTAATGTTCAACAAAATAAACCATGGAACTATTTCATTATCTCCATTGTTTGAAGGTAATGATATACGTTTGCTGGGATTTTACGTTCCCCCCACCATGTATTTAGTGGAAAAGACAATGCATGGAAGTGGAAGATCTGttgcaaaaaagaaaattacaaactTCAAAGATCTGTTAAAAGAATCGAACAGAGAAATCTACGTATCCGCAAAAGCTGGTCTTGGGAAGACGGCCTTTTGTAAATATCTCGCAGTAACTTGGTGTCAAGCTCACCTACGAGATTCATCTATCAGCCAATTTTACTCAGAAACACAACTTTCGACAATGAAATCATTTGACTTCCTGTTCCTGATTTCTCTAAGGGATACACATGCGTTTGATTGTGAAGTTGATGAAATGATAGAAAATCAGGTAATACGACAACTGTCTCATTCACATCTTTACTCTACCGATGTTCTGCAGGATCTACTTTCACGAgaaaaaagtttaataatctTGGACGGACTAGACGAATGGTCTCATCCTGTGGAGAAAGCGTTATGCAAGAAAGATATACCTCACCGAAAAGCAAGAGAAAATTGTACCATCCTTACAACAACAAGACCTTGGAAACTGAGCATGTTAAACTTAAGATCTTATCTAATTGACGTACATGTAGAAATAGCACAGCTTGACAATGATTCGTCAGAAAAGCTTATAAAGAATACGATTTCGAAGTTTAGAATGGACGACACTTGCAAACAAGAATATAAAATTGAAGACTTCAAAAGTAAGGTAGACAGTATGAACATACACAAATTCAAATGTGTTCCATTAATACTGACATATCTTTTATGTCTTTGGCGTGATAAACAAGATTTTGGACACTCAAACTGTGAAGTATATAGTAACATAATTGGCCTTTTGCTAATGCGTGCGGAAAATAGCAATGATGACCAAGGGTATAAGGAACAGGGGACGAAAAGATTAAAACTGGACATGCCACAATGCATTTATGCAAACAGCTTGTGCCGAAAGTACTATAGTTTCTTGATATCGTTGGGGCATTTAGCATTTCAGACATATTTTGAGGAAAACAGAGAGTGCTCTCTCGTTTTCGATATTTCCCTCACTAAGAGATATCTCAGTGAACAGTCGCTGAAATTAAGTCTAGCAGCTGGTTTCGTAACACAGAGCCGACTTTCTGGGGAAGGAAACAAAGAGCAAAAAGTCTCCTTTGCACATAAGACATTTCAGGAGTTTTTCGCTGCGTTATATATGCAATCAGTCAGTGACATTTCTGGAGCCATTGATACAATTTTAGAAGTATGTTATTcgactgaaaatgttttagctGTGTCAGAATTTCTTATTCATTTGAGCGGACTAGATCCCCAAAAAGCTAGTATCTTATCAGAGAAATTATGTAAAGTAACTACAAATTCCTACGTTTATAGCTGGTTTAGAGGGGATGTTGGATCATGGAACTATTTTGTTAGCCACAACGAAACAGTGAAAAAGGTCCAACACCTGCAAATTGCTTGTGTGAAAGAATGCATGGACAATAAACACAAACCGGAACGCCAGTATATTGAAGATTTTATAATAGACGAGGACAGCATGAAAGAGCATGATGAATTTGCTTTAAAGTTCCTGTTGGAACAGAACGGACGAAATGTAAAATCTGTTAAACTAAGGGAcgtgaaaacaaaagaaaaatgtcatgAGATCGTACTGACTCTAACCAATCATAGGCCAATATCGCTCGTTAAGCTTGACTTAAAATGCGAATTTGACGAGACGGACATAAACAATATGTTAAGGATGtcaaaaaaatcattgaaatgcTTTGTTATTAAAGGTGGTAGATGGCATGATGGTAGATGGAACCACTGTAGTATTTCATTGTCCAACGAGTGTTACTGGAACATATGGAATGTAAACCACCTCGAAAACCTGTAtctaagaaatattaaaatgtctCATGAGCAGCTGAATAATCTTGTTGCTTTCATTACAACAAGGTCGAAAATGAAGCAGTTAGGACTGGAATTTATTTCGTGTATAGATCACAAAGACACTTGTGTAGGTGTTCAGCTTGATATATCTGGGCACGTGGATCTGAAAGTTCTCGAGATAGGTGGAATCCATCTGTCCGAAGTAAAAGTGAACGTTTCCTCCTTAGAGGTTTGCTATGTTGGACATATTCCAGTACGTGGTTGTTTGGTGTCAGTTCTCAAGTGCCTACATGGTGCTGAATCACTGCACGTTTTCTCTTGTGGTTTTCTGGTCGACGAAATGGACGTATGTATATTACAACAAACTATACCCTTGCTAGTAAATGTACAGTATGTATGGCTGGCTAATATGAATTTCGGTACAGGTGATATAACGTTATCATCAGGAATGAAAAGTCTAGAAAAGATTGTAATGATAAATGTGAAACTTACAGCCGAAGCAGTAAAAAACATTTGCAAAGAATGCAGAAAAGTAGAACAGACGGTTACAATTGGATTGTTTGAATGCTTAGTTAC
- the LOC123556203 gene encoding putative inhibitor of apoptosis, with product MSTKQHIFLLTLLLILACVWINFLGPIDSNTMVRMNQLKPVKQQSPKELTYFRKGNTQSDFIRKPSILRMCLHWIFFYIYVLACLYKIACDHQSDYKWEYLKKCDILRFLQRQNNTVMCLADYYRDRINNNLSTHELMKYEWARYESFKTYPKSAPHFPSTLARDGFYYTGDGTFVTCFCCGNRLDTAEHENIAEAHRHRSPNCRFARGESSANVPINHRAVDSRTGLNGNPRYDTEASRRDSYRSWPQTSPAITMQLAEAGFYYVGTNDSVRCFSCRLCLRDWTPNRDPWRVHALYSPQCQHVKRCKGDNFIRKICLTVTNGTSRQETHSSDEMSHDLQSGAAQILLQMGHSVTRIKDAILHFRRRRGNRKLSAKALIEYLHDTEPNLSGPNSYSPSLLAWASAARSNMNDASHPERAPNRTVHESRTQRTTGTSKLQEEIDQLKHQKVCKICLDKDVCIVFLPCGHLVACEDCAPALRMCAVCRAPIRGTIRTYIS from the exons ATGTcgacaaaacaacatattttcttgcttaCCTTGCTTCTTATTCTTGCCTGTGTATGGATCAATTTCCTTGGACCAATTGATAGCAACACCATGGTAAGAATGAATCAACTGAAGCCAGTAAAGCAACAATCACCAAAGGAACTGACATATTTTCGCAAAGGGAATACTCAATCTGACTTTATCCGGAAACCATCCATTTTAAGGATGTGCCTCCACtggattttcttttatatttatgtaTTAGCTTGTCTTTATAAAATTGCTTGCGACCACCAATCAGATTACAAATGGGAATATCTTAAAAAGTGTGACATACTAAGGTTTTTGcagagacaaaataacacagtAATGTGTTTGGCTGATTACTATCGAGACCGCATAAATAATAACCTCTCAACGCATGAATTAATGAAGTACGAATGGGCTCGGTACGAATCATTTAAGACATACCCTAAATCAGCTCCTCATTTTCCGTCAACTCTTGCACGTGACGGTTTCTACTACACTGGTGACGGGACATTCGTTACATGTTTTTGCTGCGGAAACAGATTAGATACGGCAGAACATGAGAATATTGCAGAAGCTCACCGACATCGCTCACCCAACTGTAGATTTGCCAGAGGCGAGAGCAGTGCGAATGTGCCCATTAATCATCGCGCCGTGGATAGTCGGACGGGTTTGAATGGAAATCCTAGGTATGACACGGAAGCATCAAGACGTGATTCTTATCGCAGCTGGCCGCAGACCAGCCCAGCTATTACAATGCAGCTTGCAGAAGCTGGATTTTACTATGTTG GAACGAATGACAGTGTTCGTTGTTTCTCATGCAGACTTTGCCTAAGAGATTGGACGCCTAATCGCGACCCGTGGAGAGTCCACGCTTTGTATTCGCCGcaatgtcaacatgtaaaacGATGTAAAGGAGATAATTTTATTAGAAAGATATGCTTGACAGTAACC AATGGAACCAGTAGGCAAGAGACGCATTCTTCAGATGAAATGTCACATGATCTGCAGAGCGGAGCAGCGCAGATCCTCCTTCAGATGGGACATAGTGTTACTAGAATAAAGGATGCAATTCTTCACTTTAGACGTAGGCGAG GCAACAGAAAGCTCTCAGCAAAGGCTCTAATCGAATACTTGCATGACACGGAACCGAACCTCTCTGGACCTAATTCCTATAGTCCATCACTCTTAGCATGGGCATCAGCTGCAAGATCTAATATGAATGACGCTAGTCATCCGGAAAGAGCACCAAATAGGACAGTTCATGAAAGCAGAACGCAGCGAACTACAG GTACTAGTAAACTTCAAGAGGAGATTGATCAGTTGAAGCATCAAAAAGTATGCAAAATCTGTTTGGACAAGGACGTTTGCATTGTATTTCTACCATGTGGTCACCTCGTTGCATGCGAAGATTGTGCTCCAGCATTGAGAATGTGTGCAGTTTGCAGAGCACCTATTAGAGGGACCATCAGGACATACATATCTTGA